A region of the Acidobacteriota bacterium genome:
GTTGCCAGATGAGCATCAGCCGGGTCTGGCCGACGGCGGCGAGCATCTGTTTGGCGGCGACGGTGGTGGGTAGGTCGGGGAAGTTCAGGCTTTCGCGGCCGGCGGCGATGGCGCCGGAGCTGCACACCAGCACCTCCCGCCCCTCGGAGTGCAGCGCCGCGCACTGGCGGGCGATCTCCACCATTTGGGCACGGTCGAGCTCGGCGGTACCGCCGGTGAGAACGCTGGTGCCGAGCTTGACGACGATGCGGTGATACATGGCGGTGAAGACGGAGCTTGGTTGACGGATTCGGGGAGCGACAACGCGCCGCCGATGCGGGCTCCGGCTTTGATCTCGGGGCTCAGGAGCCAGCGGGAAGGGGGGAGTATAGCGCGGGGGAGCGCAGCGGGATGAGGGCCAGGAGCACCGCTTGCTCGTAGAGGCCCGCCCGGTCCAGAGCGCCGCCGGTGAGCAACCCCACGGCGCCGCCCTTGCGCTTCGAGCCCTCGGTGCCGAAGACGCGGTCGTCGGCGTCCCCGAGCTCCAGTCCCGAGAGCACCAGCCGGCGGACCTCCGGCGGCAGCACGAAGCTGGCGGAGCGGCCCTTTCCTTCCATCTGGTCGCCCTCGACCTCAGCGCCGCGGGCCACCACCCAGGCGAAGGCCATCATTTCTCCGTTGCGGTCCTCGATACCGCCCTCGATGCCCAGCCACAGCCTCGCTTGGGGATGCTCCCGGGCGACGGCAGCGGCCCGCTGGCGAGCGCCGGCGAGGGTT
Encoded here:
- the yjjX gene encoding inosine/xanthosine triphosphatase, yielding MSSSTTPSSALGDAPASSTDSAGPTSVRRVVVASANPVKVRATELALAHMFPDQPFEVEGHATESGVADQPRTEAETLAGARQRAAAVAREHPQARLWLGIEGGIEDRNGEMMAFAWVVARGAEVEGDQMEGKGRSASFVLPPEVRRLVLSGLELGDADDRVFGTEGSKRKGGAVGLLTGGALDRAGLYEQAVLLALIPLRSPALYSPLPAGS